A region from the Paenibacillus humicola genome encodes:
- a CDS encoding HAD hydrolase-like protein, protein MIRHIAFDFDGTLADSFALVADVYNELAEKYRLRPVRPEEYRALAVLPIRVLLKALGIPAHRVFRFRSIGREFKALYGSGAGGVRLFPGIAELVRGLKTEGYTLTVISSNAGSNISRILADCGLEAFEAVHSSDGLFGKHRTIRRYMRAHGLKPEELLYIGDETRDIEACRKTGVRVIAAAWGFETRERLEAAGPDYIADSPGEAKDYISAIKREAGRSV, encoded by the coding sequence ATGATCCGGCATATCGCGTTCGATTTCGACGGCACGCTGGCCGATTCCTTCGCGCTGGTCGCGGACGTATACAACGAGCTGGCGGAAAAATACCGGTTGCGGCCGGTCCGTCCGGAGGAATACCGGGCACTTGCGGTCCTGCCGATCCGGGTCCTGCTGAAGGCGCTCGGCATTCCGGCGCACCGCGTATTCCGCTTCCGAAGCATCGGGCGGGAATTCAAGGCGCTCTACGGCAGCGGCGCGGGCGGCGTTCGCCTGTTTCCCGGGATCGCAGAGCTAGTCCGCGGGCTGAAAACCGAAGGCTATACGCTGACGGTCATTTCCTCCAATGCCGGGTCGAATATCTCGCGCATCCTGGCCGATTGCGGTCTGGAGGCGTTCGAAGCCGTTCATTCGTCGGACGGCTTGTTCGGCAAGCACCGCACGATCCGTCGTTATATGCGGGCGCACGGGCTGAAGCCGGAGGAGCTGCTGTACATCGGCGACGAAACGCGCGATATCGAGGCGTGCCGGAAAACCGGCGTACGCGTCATCGCCGCCGCCTGGGGTTTCGAAACGCGCGAAAGACTCGAAGCCGCAGGACCGGATTACATCGCGGATTCGCCCGGCGAGGCGAAGGACTATATCTCGGCGATCAAACGTGAAGCGGGCCGCTCGGTGTGA